A single genomic interval of Dromaius novaehollandiae isolate bDroNov1 unplaced genomic scaffold, bDroNov1.hap1 HAP1_SCAFFOLD_31, whole genome shotgun sequence harbors:
- the LOC135325577 gene encoding class I histocompatibility antigen, F10 alpha chain-like codes for MGPGLLLLLLLGGGGAAASGPHSLRYFNTTVTEPSPGLPAFVSVGYVDGELIDRYDSETQRVVPGAAWMEQEGQDHWDEETRINQDCQETFRVYLDTLQKRYNQSRGYHTVQRTYGCDLLEDGGTRGFMQLGYDGKDFIAFDKDTLTFVTADAAALITKRKWEAENEPERWKHYLENSCIEGLQRYVEYGRAALRPAVRVSAKESHGFVTLSCRAHGFYPQPISISWLKKGRVQAQETKQGSVTPNGDGTYHAWASIKALPAEKHKYQCRLEHASLPETGLFSWEPPSSLLPVVLRAVIAVVVVITAIAGFVV; via the exons atggggccggggctgctgctgctgctgctgctggggggcggtggggcggcggcgagtg gcccccactccctgcgctacttcaacaccaccgtgacggagcccagcccggggctgcctgccttcgtctccgtgggctacgtggacggagagctcatcgatcgctacgacagcgagacgcagagagtggtgccgggcgcggcctggatggagcaggagggtcaggaccactgggacgaggagacccggatcaatcaggactgtcaggagactttccgtgtgtacctggacacgctgcagaagcgctacaaccagagcaggg ggtatcacacagtgcagcgcacgtacggctgtgacctcctggaggatggcgggacccgggggtttatgcagcttggctacgacgggaaggacttcatcgcctttgacaaggacacgctgacattcgtcacggcggatgctgctgcgctaatcacgaagaggaagtgggaggctgagaatgagcctgagcgctggaagcactacctggagaacagctgcatcgaggggcTGCAGAGATATGTGGAATACGGGAGGGCCGCACTG cgccccgcagtgagagtgtcggccaaggagagccacggcttcgtgacCCTGTCGTGCCGGGCTCACGGCTTCTACCCGCAGCCtatcagcatcagctggctgaaaaagggccgcgtccaagcccaggagaccaagcaGGGCAGTGTCACGCCCAATGGCGACGGCACCTACCATGCCTGGGCCAGCATCAAGGCCCTCCCTGCAGAGAAGCACAAGTACCAGTGCCGCCtggagcacgccagcctgccggagaccggcctcttctcctggg agccgccgagctccctgctgcctgttgTCCTCAGGGCGGTCATCGCTGTGGTCGTCGTCATCACGGCAATTGCCGGCTTTGTGGTCtag